CGGTCTCCTGGGTGGACTCGATCGCGGCCTCGCCCGCGGCGAAGACCAGCCGTTCGACCCCGTCCTGGATGCGCTCGGTCGTGAGCACCTTGATCGCACCGACGTCGCCGGTCCGCGAGACGTGGGTGCCGCCGCAGGCCTGAACGTCCTCCGCGACGTGGATCAGGCGGATGCGCTCTCCCGGCGGGATCCCGCCCTGATAGAGGTCGAAGCCGTGTTCGGCCTCGGCCTCGTTGCGGTGGGGCCACTCCTCGGTCACGGGGACGTTGTCACGGACGAGTCGGTTCGCGATCCGCTCGATCTCCTTCACCTCGTCCCTGTCGACCCGCTCGTAGTGGCGCACGTCCAGCCGGGCGCTCTCCGTGCCCTTCTGTGCGCCGGCCTGGCGGATGTGCTCGCCGAGCACCTCGCGGGCGGCGTGCCCGACGATGTGGGTCGCGGTGTGGTGGGCCATGAGGCTGCGCCGTCGCTCGGGGTCGATCCGCCCGCGGACGAACGCGCCCTTCTCGGGCTCCTGGCTCACCCGGTGGAGGACCACGCCCTCGCGCTCCTGAACGTCGGTGACGGCGTAGCTGCCGTCGTCGGTCGAGAGCGACCCGTGATCGGCGGGCTGACCGCCGCCCTCGGGGTAGAACATCGTCTGGTCGAGGACGACGTCGTAGCCCTCCGCCCGGTCGATCACGTCGAGGATCACCGCCTCGAACTCCGTTCGGGTCTGGTCCTCGTAGTAGAGCTTCTCCGTGTCCGGCAGGTCCGTGACGCGCTCGTCGCGCTCCTCGACGTCGACCATCGCCTCGCCCGCGTCGTGGCGTCCCGCGACCAGCGAGTAGAAGTCGTCGGGGACCTCCACGACTGCCCCGGCCTCCTCCGCGATCTCCTCGACCATGTCGGGCTGGATGCCGTGCGAATCGTAGAGTTCGATCAGTTCCTCGGCCGGGATCGGCTCGTCGCGTTCGGCGTACTCCTCGGCGAGCCCCTCGACCCGCCGGCCGCCCCGCTCGAGGGTCTCGCGGTACTTCTCGACCTCCGTGCGCACGATGTCGCGGATCGTGTCGCGGTTCTCGTAGTCCAGCCGCTCGGCCTGCATGTCGACGAGTTCGTCGAGCGGGGCGTCGACGCCGACGGTGTCACACAGGCGTTTCGTCCGCCGGAGGACCATTCTGGTCAGGTAGCCCGTCGCGACGTTCGAGGGGACGATGCCGTCGCCGAGCATGTATGCTAGAGTACGGCAGTGGTCCGCGATGGCGTAGACGGCCTCCATGGGCTCCATCAGGGCTTCGAGGCGCTCTACGGGAACGCCGACGCTCCGGGCGATCTCGCCGCGGGCGCTCTCCATGTCCTCGGCCTCGTCGATGTCCATGTGGCCCGCAAGCTTCGAGGCGTCGTGGAGCAACTCGGCCTCCTCGTCGGTGTGTGAAATGCCGGCGTTGTCGGTGAGGAAGTCGATCATCTCGGGGTAGATCGCCTCGTATACGGTAGGAGTTCCCTGGGACACCCACGTCCAGCGCTCCAGCCCGTAGCCCGTGTCGACGATGTAGGTGTCCATCTTCGAGTAGCGGTTGCCGTCCTTGAGTTCGTACTCGCCGTCGGGGTCCTGCTCCATCGACATGAAGACGAGGGTGGCGAGTTCCACCCCCCGGTAGATGACCTCGATGGCGGGTCCGGCGTTTCCGCCGCCGACCCACGGGTCCTCGATGTAGGTGACCTCGCCGGGATCGGCCCCGAGGGAGGTGAAAAAGTCGTCGCAGTACTCGACGGTCTCGTCCTTCCAGTAGACCTCGCCCTGGTACGCGTACTTCTCGGGGTCGTCGAGGTCCTCGCGGGCGTTGAACGCGTGGTGGGCCATCATCTCGAAGGCCATCGTGTGCCGCCCGGTCTTGCCGACGTTGTCGATGTCCTGCATCCGGATACACGGTTGCGAGATACACAGCGGGTTCGCCGGCGGCGGGGTCTTCCCCGAGGTGACGAGCGGCTGGAAGTCGTAAATGGAGGCCTGCGTCAGCAGGACGTCGTCGCGCCAGCGGTTGGCGGCGACGGGGTAGGGCTCGATCCGCTCGTGGTCGTTCTCCTCGAAAAACGAGAGGAAGTTCTCGCGCATCTCCTCCAGGGTGTACTCGCCCTCGAACCCGGGGTTGTCGATGAACGAGTAGTCGACACACGGGGGCTCCCCGCACAGCACCTGCTCGTGATCGCGCGTCCAGAAGTGGGCCCCACACTCCGGACACTCCCGCCTGACGAAGTCGTTCTCCTCGAAGTAGTCGAGGCGGTATTCGGCCTCAAGCGCACTCATGATACCGCTAGTGGCCAATCGGCGCGTAAAACTGTTGCGCAACACCCATCGGAATGGCCCGTCGGCCGGCGTCGGCCGTCAGGCCTCGATCCGGCCGTAGTCGAACCGCTCGCCCAGCGTCGCGAGTTCGTCGAGTGCGTCCTGTTCCTCGCGCATGTTCCGCTCGAGGGTGTCGGCGGCCTCGTCGAGGCCGAGCTGGTCGGCCATCGGGGTGAGGTTGCCGTAGCAGGCGATCTCGTAGTGCTCGGACTTCTGGCCGGCGGCGATGTTGAACCGGTCGAGCGCGCCCTCGCTCGGCTCCTTCTCGACGAACTCCTCGTGGGCCTCGATCATGCCCTCGACGACGGGGTCCTCCGCGGCCTCGGGCTCCCGGCCGACGGCCTCGAAGACCCCCTCGAGGCGCTCGACGTGCGTCTGGGTCTCCTCGCGGTGTTCGGCGAAGGCCTCCGCCAGTTCCTCCTCGCTGGAGGTGCTCTCGAGTTCCCCGAGGGCATCGAGCAGTCGCTGTTCGGTGTAGTAGACGTGCTGTAGCCCCTCGACGAACAGGTCCTCGGTGTTCTCGACTGTCATCGTGATCTCCGCGTGGGACGACACTCGGTATTTCAATAAACGGTCGGCTTGCACATGTGAGGTGGCCGTATTCCCCCGATTCGGCCGACGAAAACGTTGCGACTGACGGGCGAAGGGTTTTGAGAGGTGAACCGGAACGCCGGGGAACTGCCGGACTCCCGCGTCCACGTCTTCATCGAGGGGAACGCCCAGGACGTCCACTTCAGGGACGACGCCCACGAGACCGCCCGCGCCCACGACCTCACCGGCTGGATCCGCAACCTCGACGACGGCCGGGTCGAGGGGGTCTTCGAGGGCTCGGAAGAGGACGTCGAGACGATGGTCGAGTGGTGTCGCGAGGGACCGATCGAGGCCGACGTCGAGGACGTGGAGATCGAAGAGGGACCCCACAGGGCGATCTGGAGGACTTCGAGAAGCGGTAGCTACTCCTCGTCCGCGAGCGCGAGCGAGGCGAGAAACGCCTCCAACTGGATCCGCTCGTTCGCGCCTTCGGTGATGCGATAATCTGTCTCGCCGATCCGATCCAAGGTGCGCACCGCCTCCCGGTCGCTGAGCCCGAGGTCCCACACCGAGCGGTGTAGCTGGTCGATGATGTCGCCGCCCGAAAGCCCCTTGTTCGTGAGGAGGTCCTCCAGGGTGGCTCGCGCACCCGTGAAGTCGCCCGAAAGGGCCTTCGTGACCATCGCCTCGATCTCCTCGGGGCGGGCGGTGGCGGTGATGGTGTAGACGGCGTCCTCGTCGACGGTCTCGCCCATGACCGCGGCGGCCTGCAGCGAGTTGACCGCCCGGCGCATGTCGCCGTCGGCGGCGTACACCAGCGCCTCGACGCCCCCGTCGGTGATCTCGATCTGTTCGGTGTGGGCGATCTCGCGGATCCGCTCGCCGACCGCCGCGTCGTCGATCTGCGTGAACCGGAACACCGCACACCGCGACTGGATCGGGTCGATGATCTTCGAGGAGTAGTTACACGAGAGGATGAACCGCGTATTCGAGGAGAACTGCTCCATCGTTCTCCTGAGCGCCGACTGGGCGTCGGAAGTGTTGTGGGTCAGGATTCCGTTAGCGAGCATGAAGTTTGGCGTTCCCTCCATGCTGATGTTGTACGCCTTCCCACGGTGGCTGTATTCGATCCGGTGGATCTTCGTCGTCTGAACGGTTCGTACTCCGCCATCGGTGACGAGTGCAGGCTCGAATTCGTCCCTCTCGTAGTGTTCGTGATGGGGAAGCGCACTGTCACCAACGACAACGAACGTGTACTCGTCACCGTAGGTTTTCAGGAACTCTTCGACCTTCTCAGGTTGTCCCCACAGCTCAGCGACTCCTTTGACTTCGATCACGGTATCGTCCAACAGGAAGTCGGGGTGGTACACCGAATCGGATAGCTCGAACGTCGGTTCGTACTCATAGTCGATTCCGGCGTCCTGCAACGCCTTTGCGACTTCGTACTCCCAGTCGGACCTGACGAGGTGGCCGAGTTCGTCACTGTGTCTGATATTTCCACCGGTGGGTTCGTGTCCGTTCAGGGCTTCCGAGACTTTCTGTACGACTTCAGGGTCGCGCATCGGGTTGTTGTCTCCAGTGATATCACAGACCGGGTACTCACAGTTCTCGGTGCTCTTTTGAATGAGCGTTGTCTTCTCGTCGTCGTCCAGACCGGCCCACCACTCGGAGGCGGAATTCCCGATGTCTTTTTTGACGGTTTCGGGGTCAGCATCGACAACCCACTCCTCCCAGGGGGTCCCGGACCGCATCTCGCTGATCCCTTTGCGGACCCGTTCGACGGTCTCTTCGTCCATTTCCCAGACGTGAACACCATGGAACTCGCCCCCGTAGTTCGGATTATTTTCACCATTCAATCGCCCGTCTGAAAGTGTCTCGACGATTTTTTCCCGGCGCTCGTCCGACCACTCCGTCCCGTACATCGGGTTCCCCTCATCCCTCATCTCACGACTGTGACCCTCGTTCTTGCAGTCGACGGAACAGAACCGCCCTGCAGTCCAGGCGTCACAGATCTCGCACCGTGACACGCCTACGTCGTCTTTGAAATCCACGATCTCGTCCCCTGGCGACAAGTCTCGTAGCTCCTTCTCGACGAGTCTCCCATTCTCACCAACCACGAAGAACGGATGGGTGAGGCTTGCGAGAATCGTTCGGTCGTCCTCGAGTTCGATCTCGAAGAAGTCTGCAACGCCGGAATCTACGAGGCTGCCCATGTCGGACTGTATCTCGTTCGTCTCGAAATCGACGGACGGGATCGGTTCACCATCGTCACTTACCTCCTCTATCGGTTTCACTTCCGGTGATGACGGATACCCGGCGACGACTTCCGTTCCGGGTGGCACGCACAACGAATCGGCCTCGTCGAGGAAGATGATTCTGTAGGAATAGCCCCCGAAGCTCGCGCGCGCGAACTCCTTGATCCGCCCCCTGACGACGTCGATCCCCCGGTCGTCCGAGGCGTTGAGTTCGAGGAAGTTATCGCGCCAGTCCTCGCCGTAGACCTCGCGGGCGATGGCGGTCGCACACGTCGTCTTCCCCACGCCCGCGGGGCCCGAAAACAACAGGTTGGGAAGGTCGTCGCGCTCGACGTACCGCTCCAGACGGCTGGTGATCTCCTCCTGGCCGATCACCTCGCCCAGACTCCGGGGCCGGTACTTCTCGACCCAGATCTCGTCGCGGCCGGGTCCCGCCGTCTCTGTCTCGCTCATACCCGATGCACGCGCCCCGGCCGTGATAAACTCCCCGAGACGGCGGACGGCGCCGGACGTCCCGTCGTCGGTCACCTATTTGGCAAATGGCGACGACGGGTCGGGCATGGAACGGGCGTTCACGGTACTGCTGGTTCTGGTGGTCGTGACGGGCCTCTGTTCGGGAGTCGCCGCCGCGGGGGAGACCCGGTCGGGGGAGACGGTCGTCGTCGGGGAGGGCGAGACCGTCGAGGGCGACCTGACCACGTTCGCGGGCGCGGTCGTCGTACAGGGGACGGTCGACGGCGACCTGACCGCCTTCGGCGGCGACGTGCTGATCGAGGGCGAGGTGACGGGCGACGCGGAGGCGTTCGCGGGCACCGTCCGCATCGCCGGCGACGTGGGCGGCGAGGTGAGCACCGCGGCCGGCAACGTCGTCGTGGGCGAGGGCGCGAGCGTCGGCGCGCTCTCGGCCGCCGGAGGGAGCGTCACCATCGACGGCACCGTCGCGGGCGACGCCGAGGCCGCCGCCGGCAGCGTCAGCCTCGGCCCCGCCGCCGTCGTCGAGGGCGACCTGACCTACGGCGAGGAGCTGACCCGCCATCCCGACGCGCGGGTCGCCGGAACCGTCAGCCAGGGGCCGACCGCGACGCCCGCTCCCGTCGGCGAGATCCCGGCGATCCCGTGGTGGGTCGGTCGGCTCTACTGGCTCGTCGTGAACCTCCTGCTCGGCGCCGCCCTGCTCGTCGTCGCGCCCGCCTTCTCCGAGGGGGTCGCCGCCACCGCCCGCGAGGAGGCGCTCGAAAGCGGCGGCGTCGGCCTGCTCGCGCTCGTGGGGACGCCGATCGCGCTCGTCCTGCTCGCGATCACGGTCGTCGGGATCCCGCTGTCGATCGCCGGGGCGTTCGTGTTCGTCCTCGTGCTCTGGGTCGCGAGCGTCTACGGCGGCCTCGCGGTGGGGCGGTGGCTGCTCTCGCTCGCGGCCGTCGAGAACCGCTGGGCCGCGCTGGTCGTCGGGCTGGTCGCCGTCGCGCTCGCCGGCCTCGTCCCGATCCTCGGTGGGGTCGTCGGGTTCGTCGTGCTCGTCCTCGGGTTGGGCGCGCTCGTGCTCGCGGTCCACGGGTGGTATACCGACCGGGAGGCGCGACACGCCGAACGGGCCGCCTGATACCGTCGGTCACACCGCCGTGAATCGGCCGGTGGCAGAGCGCGAGTCACTCGCGCGGTGGCCCGTCACATCAGGGACGTGCCGTTGAACGTCCCACGACCGACAGTATGACGACACCCTGAAACCCACCGCGCGGATAGTCGGGGCATGGACGTCACCGTCGAGGTCGTCGGCGAGGGCACGCACGACCTCACCCTCCAGGAACCCACCTACGCGGACCTGCTCTCGGAACTCGACCTCAGCCCCCACGAGGTGTCGGTGATGGTCGACGGCCGGCCCGTCCCGGAGGACCAACCGGTCGAGGCCGACCGGGTACGGGTGCTCCGGCTGATCACGGGCGGATGATCCGGGAGGCCCGCGGGGACGAGATTGAGGCCGTGCTGCGGGTGCTCGAGGGTGCGCTGTTGGAGGTCGACCCCGCCGAGGTGCGCGAGGCGATCGGCAGGGGCGACGTGCTGGTCGCCCGCGAGGAGGGCCACGTCCGCGGCGCGCTCGTGCTCGACGGGAACCACGTCGAGGCGATCGCGGTCACGCGCCCCCACAGGGCGACGGGGATCGGCTCGGCGCTGATCGAACGGGCCGCCGAACGCGGGCCGCTCTCGGCCGGTTTCCGCCCCGCCGTCCGACCGTTCTACGAGTCGCTGGGGTTCGAGATCGAGTGCGTGGAGGGTTCGGAAGGTGATGAAACGCGGTGTCGGGGCCGGCTCGCGGGTCAGGACTCGTAGGCCATGTCGAAGAAGGCGACCTCTAGGTCGACGGTCCGGGAGAACAGTTCGGCCACCCGACGCTGTCGGCGCGCCGAGAGTTCCGGACCGTACGTATCGAATTGCTCGCGCAGCCACTCGACGTAGGCCTCGAACTCCTCGACGGTGTGGATCTCGATCCACTCGTCGAGATACCAGCGCTCGGGCCCGCGGTCGGCGACGTGGCGCGCCCAGTCGAGGTAGACCCACTCGGCGGCGAGCGTAGTGGAAAGGGTCTCCTCGTAGCCGCCCTCGTGGGCCGCCCGGAGCACGAAGTCCGTGAAGGCCCGCGTCGTCGGTTCGAGGGGCGGCTCGCGCCACTCCGCCTCGGGGACGCCCAGTTCCGCGAACGCCCGCTCGAAGTAGTCGTTCTCGCTCCCCGTGAGCACCGAGAGCTGTTCGCTCAACCGGCGCATCTCGTCCATCGAGGGGGCCTGCGCGACCGCGAGCGCGGTCGTCCGCGCGCCGAGTTCGAGGAAGGCGTAGTCCTGGACGAGGTAGCGCCGGAAGACGGCCTCGTCGAGGGTGTCGTCGCCCAGTTCCGCGACGAATCGGTGGCGCGTCGCCTCGGTCCACGCGGGTTCGGATCGCTCGCGGAGCCACTCGCTGAACCGGGCGTCCCCGCGCCCGTCGGCGTACTCCTCGAAGCGCGCTGGGGTCGCGTCGGGTTCGTCTCCCATGGGAGAACGGGGCGCGCGAATCGCCATATAACCGGGCGGTGGCGCTACCGCCGGGCGTCGTCCACGAGCTCCCGGCCCGACTCGAGCAACGCCTCGACGCGGGCCTCGCTTTCGGCCTCCGCGTAGACCCGGAGTTTCGGCTCGGTCCCGCTCGGACGGACCAACAGCCATGCGCCGCTCTCGAGCAGGAGTTTGAACCCGTCGGCGGTGTTCACGTCCTCGACGCGCTCGTCGGCGACCGAATCGGGAATGGCCTCCGAGAGCGAATCCAGGGTGTGAGCCTTCTCCGCGTCGGGGCAGTCGACGCTCACCCGCGACTGGTGGATCTCGCCGAGTTCGTCGAGGAGTCGGTCCACACGGGCGTCGAGCGACTCCTCGCTATGGGCCGCCGCGGCGAGCAGCGCGAGCAACACGCCGTCCTTCTCTCGGACGTGGCCTCGCATCGAAAAACCGCCCGACTCCTCGCCGCCCATCAGCGCGTCGTGCTCGGCCATCGCGTCGGCGACCCACTTGAAGCCGACGGGCACCTCGATCGCCTCCTCGCCGTGGGCCGCTGCGATCCGGTCGATCAGGAAGGTGGTCGAGACGGTTCTGATGGCCGGTCCCGAGTCGGTTTCGAGCAGGTAGTCGTAGAGCGCCGCGTAGAGCAGGTTGGCGTTCAGGAGGCCGCGCTCGGGCGTGACCACCGCGATCCGGTCGGCGTCGCCGTCGTTCGCCACCCCGAGGTCGGCCTCGCCCCCGGTGACGCGCTCGACCAGTTCGTCGAGGTTCTCGCGCGTGGGTTCGGGCGAGACGCCGCCGAAGGCCGGATCGGCCTCACAGCGCAGGCGGGCTACCTTGGCGCCCGCCCGCTCGAGCAGCGCGTCGGTGACGCCGCGGCCGCTGCCGTGGATCGCGTCGTAGGCGACCCGGAGGTCGAGGTCCGCCTCCACCAGATCGAGGGCGTGGTCGGCGTGACTCCCGGCGAAGTCGACCTCGCGCACCGTGCCCCACTCGGCCTCGGGCAGGGGGTCGGGTTCGGCGAGGCTCGCCTCGATGGCGTCGGTGACCTCGGGGAGCGCGGGGGCCCCATCGGACGGGATGAACTTCACGCCGTTGTACTCCGGCGGGTTGTGCGATGCGGTGATCATCAGCCCGCCAGCGAGGTCGCGCTCGACGATCGCCCACGAGAGGAGTGGAGTAGGTCGGTCGCGCTCGGGCATCACGACGTCGAAGCCGTTCGCACACAGCACGCGCGCGAGTTCCTCGGCGAAGCCCCGCGAGGACTCGCGGGCGTCGTAGCAGATCCCGACCGGGCCGGCGAGGCCCTCGCTATCGAGGTACGTGGCGACGGCCTGCCCGACCATCCGGACCCGAGGCGCGGTGAACGTATCGAGGGTCGCCCGCCAGCCGTCGGTCCCGAAGCGAATCTCGTCCATACCCGAAAGTCACGGTCGAGGGGGAAAAATCGGCGGGTCTTCGGTGGCGTTTTCCTTCCTCGTCCCCTCGTTCGGGCATGAAATCCCCACGCGTCGTCGCGGTGGCCGGTAGCCTCCGGGACGGCAGCTACACCCGCCTCGCCCTCGGTCACGCCCTCGACGCCGCCCGCGAGGCCGGCGCGTCCGTGGAACTCCTCGACCTCCGGGAGTACGACCTCCCGGTCTACGATCCCGACGCCGGGGAGGTCGCCGACGCCGAGCGGCTGATGGCCGAGATCCGCGAGGCCGACGCCGTCCTCCTCGGGACCCCGGTCTACCACGGCACGATCTCCGCGGCGCTGAAGAACGCGCTGGATTACTGCGGGTTCGACGAGTTCGAGGACACCACGACCGGCCTGCTCGCGGTCGCGGGCGGCGGGACCTACGGTCCGACCCTCGAACACCTCCGCGCGAGCGTCCGCGCGGTCCACGGCTGGACGCTCCCCCACGAGGTGGGCATCCGCAACGCGAGCGAGCAGTTCGACGAGCGCGGAGAGTTCCTCGACGCGTCGCTCGAGGAGCGCGTCCGGAAACTGGGCCGACAGGCCGTCGAGTACGCCTTCATCGACCCCGAGCCGATCACCGAACACACGGTTCAGTAGTCGACCAGCCGCTCCTTCTCCGCCCGCGAGAACCGTTTGATCGCGTACTCGCGGGCCATCGCCGCCGACCGGCTCGCGAACGATTCGGTGTAGAGAAGCGTGACCGGCGTCCGGCCCCGGGTGTACTTCGCGCCGTCGCCCGCGTTGTGTTCCGCGAGGCGGCGCTCGACGTCGGTGGTGTAGCCGGTATACAAACTGCCGTCGGCACATTCGAGGACGTAGACGTGGTGGGTCATCGGAAAGGGCTTCGCGTGGTGGTTTGGTTACGGTACGGGTAGCCGCAGGGCGAAGTTATGCGTTTCGCGCACGGAGCCTCGCGGCCTCCGCTATCCCCGCGTTCGCCGAACAGCTCGGACAGGCGAAGATGCGCCCGTGTTCGTCGGCGAACACGCGCTCGAACCGCTCGGAGACGTGCGCTTCGCAGTGGTCACAGTGTGGCATCGCGTTCATCCCGGCAGGACCGCCGTGCCGGTAGGTAGCACTATGGGAGGAGCCGATAAATACTCTTTCCAAAATCAGTCCGTAATTCGGTATTCGACAACATTAGTTCACGATCCGTGAAGACGAAGGGATGAGAGGAAAACTAGAGGTTCGGGAGACGGCGTTTCGGTTGTGGATCCGCGAACTACTCCCGGGCGTCGGCGACCGCTCGGGCGATCAGCCCCGCCTGTGTGCCCGCGACGAAGCCCGCGTCGACGTTGACAACCGACAGGGTGGTA
The sequence above is drawn from the Halalkalicoccus sp. NIPERK01 genome and encodes:
- the alaS gene encoding alanine--tRNA ligase, with protein sequence MSALEAEYRLDYFEENDFVRRECPECGAHFWTRDHEQVLCGEPPCVDYSFIDNPGFEGEYTLEEMRENFLSFFEENDHERIEPYPVAANRWRDDVLLTQASIYDFQPLVTSGKTPPPANPLCISQPCIRMQDIDNVGKTGRHTMAFEMMAHHAFNAREDLDDPEKYAYQGEVYWKDETVEYCDDFFTSLGADPGEVTYIEDPWVGGGNAGPAIEVIYRGVELATLVFMSMEQDPDGEYELKDGNRYSKMDTYIVDTGYGLERWTWVSQGTPTVYEAIYPEMIDFLTDNAGISHTDEEAELLHDASKLAGHMDIDEAEDMESARGEIARSVGVPVERLEALMEPMEAVYAIADHCRTLAYMLGDGIVPSNVATGYLTRMVLRRTKRLCDTVGVDAPLDELVDMQAERLDYENRDTIRDIVRTEVEKYRETLERGGRRVEGLAEEYAERDEPIPAEELIELYDSHGIQPDMVEEIAEEAGAVVEVPDDFYSLVAGRHDAGEAMVDVEERDERVTDLPDTEKLYYEDQTRTEFEAVILDVIDRAEGYDVVLDQTMFYPEGGGQPADHGSLSTDDGSYAVTDVQEREGVVLHRVSQEPEKGAFVRGRIDPERRRSLMAHHTATHIVGHAAREVLGEHIRQAGAQKGTESARLDVRHYERVDRDEVKEIERIANRLVRDNVPVTEEWPHRNEAEAEHGFDLYQGGIPPGERIRLIHVAEDVQACGGTHVSRTGDVGAIKVLTTERIQDGVERLVFAAGEAAIESTQETEDSLYEAAAVLDVSPAEVPATAERFFEEWKARGKEIEALTEELAALRTSEGEEVELGEATVVIQRLDADSDELRATANALVGEGKVAVLGSGADGAKFVVAVPDGVPINAGEVVGRLAAQVGGGGGGPPDFAQGGGPDAGKLDEALESAPEILRQVQNA
- a CDS encoding ferritin-like domain-containing protein, which gives rise to MTVENTEDLFVEGLQHVYYTEQRLLDALGELESTSSEEELAEAFAEHREETQTHVERLEGVFEAVGREPEAAEDPVVEGMIEAHEEFVEKEPSEGALDRFNIAAGQKSEHYEIACYGNLTPMADQLGLDEAADTLERNMREEQDALDELATLGERFDYGRIEA
- a CDS encoding replication factor C small subunit; this encodes MSETETAGPGRDEIWVEKYRPRSLGEVIGQEEITSRLERYVERDDLPNLLFSGPAGVGKTTCATAIAREVYGEDWRDNFLELNASDDRGIDVVRGRIKEFARASFGGYSYRIIFLDEADSLCVPPGTEVVAGYPSSPEVKPIEEVSDDGEPIPSVDFETNEIQSDMGSLVDSGVADFFEIELEDDRTILASLTHPFFVVGENGRLVEKELRDLSPGDEIVDFKDDVGVSRCEICDAWTAGRFCSVDCKNEGHSREMRDEGNPMYGTEWSDERREKIVETLSDGRLNGENNPNYGGEFHGVHVWEMDEETVERVRKGISEMRSGTPWEEWVVDADPETVKKDIGNSASEWWAGLDDDEKTTLIQKSTENCEYPVCDITGDNNPMRDPEVVQKVSEALNGHEPTGGNIRHSDELGHLVRSDWEYEVAKALQDAGIDYEYEPTFELSDSVYHPDFLLDDTVIEVKGVAELWGQPEKVEEFLKTYGDEYTFVVVGDSALPHHEHYERDEFEPALVTDGGVRTVQTTKIHRIEYSHRGKAYNISMEGTPNFMLANGILTHNTSDAQSALRRTMEQFSSNTRFILSCNYSSKIIDPIQSRCAVFRFTQIDDAAVGERIREIAHTEQIEITDGGVEALVYAADGDMRRAVNSLQAAAVMGETVDEDAVYTITATARPEEIEAMVTKALSGDFTGARATLEDLLTNKGLSGGDIIDQLHRSVWDLGLSDREAVRTLDRIGETDYRITEGANERIQLEAFLASLALADEE
- a CDS encoding polymer-forming cytoskeletal protein, with translation MERAFTVLLVLVVVTGLCSGVAAAGETRSGETVVVGEGETVEGDLTTFAGAVVVQGTVDGDLTAFGGDVLIEGEVTGDAEAFAGTVRIAGDVGGEVSTAAGNVVVGEGASVGALSAAGGSVTIDGTVAGDAEAAAGSVSLGPAAVVEGDLTYGEELTRHPDARVAGTVSQGPTATPAPVGEIPAIPWWVGRLYWLVVNLLLGAALLVVAPAFSEGVAATAREEALESGGVGLLALVGTPIALVLLAITVVGIPLSIAGAFVFVLVLWVASVYGGLAVGRWLLSLAAVENRWAALVVGLVAVALAGLVPILGGVVGFVVLVLGLGALVLAVHGWYTDREARHAERAA
- a CDS encoding ubiquitin-like small modifier protein 2, with the protein product MDVTVEVVGEGTHDLTLQEPTYADLLSELDLSPHEVSVMVDGRPVPEDQPVEADRVRVLRLITGG
- a CDS encoding GNAT family N-acetyltransferase, whose translation is MIREARGDEIEAVLRVLEGALLEVDPAEVREAIGRGDVLVAREEGHVRGALVLDGNHVEAIAVTRPHRATGIGSALIERAAERGPLSAGFRPAVRPFYESLGFEIECVEGSEGDETRCRGRLAGQDS
- a CDS encoding TenA family protein; translation: MGDEPDATPARFEEYADGRGDARFSEWLRERSEPAWTEATRHRFVAELGDDTLDEAVFRRYLVQDYAFLELGARTTALAVAQAPSMDEMRRLSEQLSVLTGSENDYFERAFAELGVPEAEWREPPLEPTTRAFTDFVLRAAHEGGYEETLSTTLAAEWVYLDWARHVADRGPERWYLDEWIEIHTVEEFEAYVEWLREQFDTYGPELSARRQRRVAELFSRTVDLEVAFFDMAYES
- a CDS encoding phosphoglucomutase/phosphomannomutase family protein, which gives rise to MDEIRFGTDGWRATLDTFTAPRVRMVGQAVATYLDSEGLAGPVGICYDARESSRGFAEELARVLCANGFDVVMPERDRPTPLLSWAIVERDLAGGLMITASHNPPEYNGVKFIPSDGAPALPEVTDAIEASLAEPDPLPEAEWGTVREVDFAGSHADHALDLVEADLDLRVAYDAIHGSGRGVTDALLERAGAKVARLRCEADPAFGGVSPEPTRENLDELVERVTGGEADLGVANDGDADRIAVVTPERGLLNANLLYAALYDYLLETDSGPAIRTVSTTFLIDRIAAAHGEEAIEVPVGFKWVADAMAEHDALMGGEESGGFSMRGHVREKDGVLLALLAAAAHSEESLDARVDRLLDELGEIHQSRVSVDCPDAEKAHTLDSLSEAIPDSVADERVEDVNTADGFKLLLESGAWLLVRPSGTEPKLRVYAEAESEARVEALLESGRELVDDARR
- a CDS encoding NADPH-dependent FMN reductase codes for the protein MKSPRVVAVAGSLRDGSYTRLALGHALDAAREAGASVELLDLREYDLPVYDPDAGEVADAERLMAEIREADAVLLGTPVYHGTISAALKNALDYCGFDEFEDTTTGLLAVAGGGTYGPTLEHLRASVRAVHGWTLPHEVGIRNASEQFDERGEFLDASLEERVRKLGRQAVEYAFIDPEPITEHTVQ
- a CDS encoding GIY-YIG nuclease family protein; the protein is MTHHVYVLECADGSLYTGYTTDVERRLAEHNAGDGAKYTRGRTPVTLLYTESFASRSAAMAREYAIKRFSRAEKERLVDY